One genomic segment of Alicycliphilus denitrificans K601 includes these proteins:
- a CDS encoding COX15/CtaA family protein, which translates to MTSTQQSLYDLAPLIEVMALGAAIALGPLAWVWWRGRGGTPVRRLQALTVLTLFLTFDLVMFGAFTRLTDSGLGCPDWPGCYGNASPVGAVAEISAAQQAMPTGPVTHGKAWVEMIHRYLATGVGVLIIVLTVGAWRQRGRTPALSPWWPTATLVWVCLQGAFGALTVTMKLFPAIVTLHLIGGLVLLVLLCVQAVRQTQMTQGAAPVALQGGLRWLLGGAAVLVALQSVLGGWVSTNYAVLACTTFPQCQGSWWPDMAFAEGFQIWRALGVLQDGSHISFAALTAIHYVHRLAAYGVLLVLGLLVWRLARAGQLRDQARWLAGLSLLQFVTGLSNVVLDWPLVAAVLHTGGAAALIVVLTWALAASRSMADTARAPSIPRRVSA; encoded by the coding sequence ATGACCAGCACGCAGCAGTCTCTCTACGACCTGGCGCCGCTCATCGAGGTCATGGCGCTGGGCGCGGCGATCGCCCTCGGGCCGCTGGCTTGGGTCTGGTGGCGCGGGCGCGGCGGCACGCCCGTTCGGCGCCTGCAGGCGCTGACCGTGCTGACGCTGTTCCTTACCTTCGACCTGGTCATGTTCGGCGCCTTCACGCGCCTGACGGACTCGGGCCTGGGCTGCCCCGACTGGCCCGGCTGCTACGGCAACGCCAGCCCCGTGGGGGCGGTGGCCGAGATCTCCGCCGCGCAGCAGGCCATGCCCACGGGCCCGGTCACGCACGGCAAGGCCTGGGTGGAGATGATCCACCGCTACCTCGCCACCGGCGTGGGCGTGCTCATCATCGTGCTCACGGTGGGCGCATGGCGCCAGCGCGGACGCACGCCCGCGCTGAGCCCGTGGTGGCCCACGGCCACCCTGGTCTGGGTCTGCCTGCAGGGGGCGTTCGGCGCCCTCACGGTGACCATGAAGCTGTTCCCGGCCATCGTCACGCTGCACCTCATCGGCGGGCTGGTGCTGCTGGTGCTGCTGTGCGTGCAGGCCGTGCGCCAGACGCAGATGACCCAGGGCGCGGCGCCCGTGGCGCTGCAAGGTGGCCTGCGTTGGCTGCTGGGCGGAGCGGCCGTGCTGGTGGCGCTGCAAAGCGTGCTCGGCGGCTGGGTCAGCACCAACTACGCGGTGCTGGCCTGCACCACCTTCCCGCAGTGCCAGGGCAGCTGGTGGCCCGACATGGCTTTCGCCGAGGGCTTCCAGATCTGGCGCGCGCTGGGGGTGCTGCAGGACGGTAGCCACATCAGCTTCGCCGCCCTGACGGCCATCCACTACGTGCACCGGCTCGCGGCCTACGGGGTGCTGCTGGTGCTCGGGCTCCTGGTGTGGCGCTTGGCGCGCGCGGGCCAGCTGCGCGACCAGGCGCGCTGGCTGGCGGGCCTGTCGCTGCTCCAGTTCGTCACGGGCCTGTCCAACGTGGTGCTGGACTGGCCGCTGGTGGCGGCCGTGTTGCACACGGGGGGCGCCGCGGCGTTGATCGTGGTGTTGACCTGGGCGCTGGCGGCCAGCCGCAGCATGGCCGATACCGCGCGGGCACCTTCCATCCCCAGGAGAGTTTCCGCATGA
- the cyoE gene encoding heme o synthase has translation MSAAPAPAPAPAMAAAHALPSRVSQFYALTKPRVVQLIVFCAFIGMVLAVPGLPSGAQWWQMAVASAGIWLVAGAAAAFNCLVERGIDARMKRTAWRPTARGELSNAQTLLFSALLCAAGSALLYFWVNPLTMWLTFATFVGYAVIYTVILKPLTPQNIVIGGASGAMPPVLGWSAMTDSVGPEALILFLIIFLWTPPHFWALALYRVEDYRKSGLPMLPVTHGNEYTRLQVFLYTLILFAGCLMPFIYGMSSWIYLAAAVLLGAGFCLYGFWLWRGYSDALARKTFRFSLIHLSLLFAALLVDHYVL, from the coding sequence ATGAGCGCCGCTCCTGCCCCCGCCCCCGCGCCCGCCATGGCGGCGGCGCATGCGCTGCCGTCGCGCGTGTCCCAGTTCTACGCGCTGACCAAGCCGCGCGTGGTGCAACTGATCGTGTTCTGCGCCTTCATAGGCATGGTGCTGGCCGTGCCCGGCCTGCCCAGCGGCGCGCAGTGGTGGCAGATGGCCGTGGCCAGTGCGGGCATCTGGCTCGTGGCCGGCGCGGCCGCGGCCTTCAACTGCCTGGTGGAGCGGGGCATCGATGCCAGGATGAAGCGCACCGCCTGGCGGCCCACGGCCAGGGGCGAGCTGTCCAATGCGCAGACGCTGCTGTTCTCCGCCCTGCTGTGCGCGGCCGGCTCGGCGCTGCTGTATTTCTGGGTCAATCCCCTGACCATGTGGCTCACCTTCGCCACCTTCGTGGGCTACGCGGTGATCTACACGGTGATCCTCAAGCCGCTCACGCCGCAGAACATCGTGATCGGCGGCGCCTCGGGCGCCATGCCGCCGGTGCTGGGCTGGTCCGCCATGACGGACAGCGTGGGCCCCGAGGCGCTGATCCTGTTCCTGATCATCTTCCTGTGGACGCCGCCGCACTTCTGGGCCCTGGCGCTGTACCGCGTGGAAGACTACCGCAAGTCCGGCCTGCCCATGCTGCCCGTCACGCACGGCAACGAGTACACGCGGCTGCAGGTCTTCCTGTACACCCTGATCCTGTTCGCGGGCTGCCTCATGCCCTTCATCTACGGCATGAGCTCGTGGATCTACCTGGCCGCCGCCGTGCTGCTCGGCGCCGGCTTCTGCCTCTACGGCTTCTGGCTCTGGCGCGGCTATTCCGACGCGCTCGCGCGCAAGACCTTCCGCTTTTCCCTGATCCACCTGAGCCTGCTGTTCGCGGCGCTGCTGGTGGACCACTACGTACTGTGA
- a CDS encoding SCO family protein, with translation MGAAGIFSACTPKGPKFQGVDLTGAEYARDLPLPDHNGQLRSLKDFAGKVVVVFFGYTQCPDVCPTSMSELAEVKRALGADGDKLQGIFVTVDPERDTPEMLKAYMASFDPGFLALRGTPEQLAAVAKDFKIYYKRVDGQTPTSYTMDHSAGSYVYDTAGRLRVYHRYGSGAQSLAADVRALLDEAR, from the coding sequence ATGGGCGCTGCAGGCATTTTTTCTGCTTGTACCCCGAAGGGGCCGAAGTTCCAGGGCGTGGACCTTACCGGCGCCGAGTACGCGCGCGACCTGCCGCTTCCCGACCACAACGGCCAGCTCCGCAGCCTCAAGGACTTCGCGGGCAAGGTGGTGGTGGTGTTCTTCGGCTACACGCAATGCCCGGACGTGTGCCCCACCTCCATGTCGGAGCTGGCCGAGGTCAAGCGCGCGCTGGGCGCCGACGGCGACAAGCTGCAGGGCATCTTCGTCACCGTGGACCCCGAGCGCGACACGCCCGAGATGCTCAAGGCCTACATGGCCAGCTTCGACCCGGGCTTCCTGGCCCTGCGCGGCACGCCCGAGCAGCTGGCCGCCGTGGCCAAGGACTTCAAGATCTACTACAAGCGCGTGGACGGCCAGACGCCCACGAGCTACACGATGGACCACTCCGCCGGCAGCTATGTCTACGACACGGCGGGCCGGCTGCGCGTGTACCACCGCTACGGCAGCGGCGCGCAGAGCCTGGCGGCCGACGTGCGCGCGCTGCTGGACGAGGCGCGCTGA